The stretch of DNA cctttccaacgatacctcattttcgaaaatcggtcaagccgtttagtcaatatggccgccacaatttttcatcgaaaatcgaccataactcgaaaacggcttgactgatttcgatcaacccaggctcaaattaaagatctcaacaaactctacaactctctagaacatcgaaagtttcaaaagtgaccgctagggggccaaaaatcaaaaacaaaattttcgatgagttttcgatgaatatctcgaaaacgccattatcgatttgcttcattttttgatatgttatagctgactatattatctagctccatgccaaaaatgaagaaaatctatgtcgccgttctcgagatatagccttccaaagttagcatgtcatatctcgggttctacaagtccgatttcgatcaactcaagcgcaaatgaaaggtttcgtgaaaccttACAAATGtgtagaacattgcaacttcgagaaatgaccgcgagaggcgctaaaatcaaaaacaaagttttcgaaaatttcgaactcgaatatttcgaaaattccattatcgatttacttcatattttaatatgttatagttgaggttaagacctttccaacgatagctcaaactcgaaaatctatggagccgttcccgagatatggcgtttcaaagatttattagggtatgacttttcaacttttcccgactttgcgcgtatttaaattaatttgcgttctagtttgctctcacaaaattggtacactgaaagaaacacagctcccgtaagcttggtcagcttacccgtacattttttttttcatttatttgctTCTCTGTTCTCGTGAAATTCTTCTCCTGTTTACCTCCACCACAAGCTTTTTGGATGGGTATCCACAAACCGGGAGGCCAAAAAGTGCCACAATGTTAGTGTGAGGTGGTGAGGAAAAGAAATTGCAATCTCGGTACATTTTGTGGCTGTGAGCCAAATTTCAGCAGTTGGAGCTTCACCGTGGAGTACGACAGACGCTACACATTGTGTTGTGCTGGATTAGTTTATAcaattttcggtttttttttaatgagtgTAAAAAAAGCATTCTGGTGATttgaaagaagagaaaaaagagtgTGTGAGAAGACACACTTTCAATGAGGAGGTGATTACTTAACTCATTGCCCACACCATAAGttgtaataaatatataattggtGTTTTCAATGGTCTTGTGGATGTAACATACAGCCTGTTGGCGTAAACTTTTGGGGTCATTTGACTCATCATCGTTGCGCTGTGTGGATCCAAACAATACATACATCAACTTTTGCGACAAAACCACAATCTTCCAATTTGTGGATTTGTGAAAAAACTAACATTTAGCGTTGTTGCTGCTCTCGTTGTGGTTTAATTTGATGTTCTATATTCTAGAGCTTTTGTGCACATTTATGCTTCATCTCACCAGCCGAACGAattgaaatgcaataaaaacatTGGCCAGTGTGTGATGAAAGCATGGCATAGTGGTGCGGCAGGCAAATGTGAGAGAACCGTTAAAATAGGTATCGATGAAATTTCTTCCAAGTTGTACATTTTCTTGTGATCCAGCAGCTGTGTGATTTTTTGCTTGATACCTGAGAGAGAATTTAAGTAAAATCCTACAGCACTAAATTCCACCTAAAAGCCATATAAGACTGTAAATAAATACAACAAAACCCAAGATTAGACTGGCTGAAATctaagtaattaaaaaaaatctggaacAAAGAGAAAGGTGTTTGTATCGTGAAGTTTCTGTgatgtataaaatttttagtgatAGTCTCGGtaaaatttgtggaatttcccCAGAGCACCCTTGAAAAGTGCTGTATGACTCTAAAAATATATCGTCCATAGTAACATTTTTTAGTATCGACAAGCGTGATGAGAAAACTGTATACAATTTCGCGTTATGCAATGCTCCGCAGTGTAGATTGATGAGGCATTTGCAAGGTGAGCTAATCTCTCGTGAGAACTTGCACAAAGGAGCAATTTGAGAAGCAAAAGTGATAATTTCACTGCGAAATGGTTCACAATCCAGCAAGTTTGGTGCGCCCATCATCCGTTTCGAACTTTTCCCGCCAAGATTCCAGTAGTTTCCAAAAGAGTCACTCACTTGTGGTGTCTCTAGCTACCATTTGTGTTATACTCGCAATCCTCTTGTGTATAGTGGTGACTGGGTTGGTGTTAGTTGGTCGAAATCTGTCAAGGAGTTCGTTCTCATCTGCACTCGCTGTAAGAAATTCTTCCGGTCAAGTGGGTGGACAGGATATAAATTCCCTTGCTAATCGTTCCATACTAACACTGCAGAATTCAGTACAAACTCAAGAAGCAACCGGGATCAGTGGTTTGGACGGAGTAATGGCATCAATGAGATTATCGAGTGTTGCTACGAAGATTGTGGAGCAATTAACCTTTCGGTTGCCGGGTGAGGTGAGACCAAAGAAGTACAATTTGCACCTGCATCCCAATCTTGTGGAAAATACTTTCTCTGGAAATGTATCGATAGACCTGGAGATTTCCAAGCCAGTTTCTTTTATTGCTGTGCACACAAAGAAATTATCCATCCAATCTACAACCCTCACCCAAAAGCAAGATTCAGCCAACTCAGTGCCTCTCGAGGAGACGTTCGAATATGAACCCCTCGAGTATTGGGTCACAGTGCCCAAGAATACCATCCAGGAAGGACAATACCAGCTCAACATGTCCTTCAATGGAAGCCTTATTAATCGAATTGTGGGTTTCTATGCCAGTACGTACTTCAATCCACAGCAAAATGTGAagaggtaattttttttaacagtaaATACTTATTGAATACTATTAAATGatcatcattttttatataaaaatcagTTAGAATAATATAATCAACCAACTCAGCTCCAGTCTTCCCTAATAAGTCTTAACaggtaaaattaatttagaacattttttttctcatccggtatttttattagtttctaagctattagttttttttcttcgtgccTCTTAAGAGTTTAAGTACCTATATGTGACTTATTGAGATCacgacgaaaaaaaattgaaattgagataattttctcttaaccGGAATAGCCATAATCGCTGCGAGAAACTCACGTTATTTGCGCTCTTTCGCGAGGTGCAAAAAGTCACTGCAAATTGCCCATATATACGCttcaatgaaaagtaaaaGTCATGACCGCAAGGTGCTTAATGTTATTCACCTCACTCTAATCTCTATTCTATCTTCCAAATAGGACAATTGCAACGTCGAAATTCGAGCCAACTTATGCAAGGTTCGTGAGATCACATTTCAACGATATCCAAtgtaagagaattttcttaaatattcttctcacTTTTCACTGATCCCACCAGGCAGGCGTTTCCGTGTTTCGACGAACCCGCCATGAAGGCTCCATTCAGAATCAGTATCATCCGTCCAACAGGCGACAATTACATCTCACTGTCCAATATGAATGAGGAGAATAGTGAGGAGCGGGGCAACGAAACCGTGTCGCATTTCGCTGAAAGTGTTCCCATGAGCACCTACTTGGCGTGCTTCATTGTCTGTGATTTTCTCCATAAAGCCGAAACCGTGAAGACTCAGGGTATTGGCAAGGATTTCCAGCTGAAGGTGTACGCGACCCCAAATCAACTGAACAAAACGGATTTTGCCCTGAAGACTGGCGTGGGAATTGCTGAGTACTACATCCAATACTTTCAGATAGGATACCCACTACCGAAATTaggtaagaatattttaaagttttgcttaagatttaattgactttttgACTTAGgtattttgagtatttttcgTCCTCTTTGCTATTACATATATTTTACTCGAGACAAAATTTATCTTAAATGAGTATTTTCCCTTAATCAACGTTTTTCACCTTAATAGGGGAGAAAAGGACTCGTTTAGTTCCTTTACTCaatcaataagaaaaataaacaatagaAAATATGAAAGTTTTAGAAGTGACTCGATTTGATTCTGATTTTCGGCCAATCTATCACTTCTTTGtcacaaaaatgaattgaacTTACCAGAATAGTGAAGCAGGATACATTTTCATACATCAGAACACATCCTGGCCAGAGTTTCTTTCCAGGTCCAGGAAACTACTCAAATCACTAAAACTTGTGgttattcattcatttcacCAAAATGTTTACGTTTTTGTTTTTACGAGAGAGCGAACtgtcataaattttatatctctGTTTTACGTATTGAACTTTCAATTAACCTTTTCgcagaaagagagaaatgagaatttttctctcttacaaAAGGATATAAAGGATCAACGATTTGTATTGCTGATTGATTTAAAAGTTCggaaaagttttgtgaaatattagcTCAGCTTGAAAAGTTTCTATAAACTTTATTCTtgatagttaatttttaattttttaatcaaatcagAAATAATTCTGATTTTGAGACTGCTAACTTTcatgcaattatttttttatgaattattttttttatgaataaaaaaatgtaagggtgaatcccaaaaatattgTTGAAGGAAACTCAAAAGCAGTTTTTTTGGAATCAGGTGCTTTTATTTATCGTTTAGAAACAACATTTCGGCCTCTTATTTGGCCTTCTTCAGGTTCTGTTGAATAACAATTGGGACAAAAATAAGATACCGGAGAAGACAAagtctaaaaatatttactgtTTGGATTAGatcacgaaagggttaaaattgcGATTCCTCCTTATCAAgaatgcataaaattaaattaggacTTACCTCCTGTATTTTTTACACCTTTTCTCAGACATGATTGCCATTCCTGATTTTGTGTCCGGTGCAATGGAGACATGGGGTTTGATAACTTATCGAGAGACAGCCCTTCTCTACGATCCACTAATCAGTTCTTCGGTAAATAAACAGCGTGTAGCCAGCGTAATTGCCCATGAATTGGTGAGAAATATTTAACCGCTTATTTATGAGAATTGATTGTTGGCACATTGGTTATTAATTGTTTCAGTCACACATGTGGTTTGGAAATCTCGTCacaatgaaattttggaaTGATTTGTGGCTAAATGAGGGTTTTGCATCCTACATCCAGTACAAAGGCTGTGATCACCTCTTCCCAATGTGGGGTATGATGGATCAATTCTTGATTGAGGACCTTCACTATGTGTTCCGAATTGATGCCTCCCTGGCGACGCATCCAATTGTCCAGAGTGTGGCTAATCCCGACCAAATTACCGAAATGTTCGATGTGATTTCCTACAATAAGGGTGCGTCAGTTATACGAATGCTGGAGGACATAATTGGCAAGGATAATTTCCAAAAGAGCATCACCAAGTATCTCGAAGCACACAAATACGGAAATGCCGATACGAATGATTTATTGACGCAAATTGAAAAGCTAAACTTGGATTATGATATTAAGTATGTGATTGACACGTGGACCAGGCAGGGAGGTTTTCCTGTTGTTACGGTGGAAAAGCTAAATAATTCAACGTACAAATTGACACAGAAGCGTTTCTTTACAAATCCTGAAAATGATATCTCATCAGCACCTCCATCAGAGTACAAGTAATTGTCTAGTTtagttttaatgtttttagatgaattcttctaaaatttatatttaacgACTTTTTAGCTATCGTTGGTACATCCCAATAACTTACTATACAGATAGAGACTCAACGGTGCAGCGGAAGTGGTTCCCTAACTCCGATACTGAAGCGGAAATTGTGATTGAGCATCCACACAACTGGATGAAGATCAACAAAGATCAAATTGGCTATTACTACGTTAACTATCCCGAAGAGATGTGGAAGTCTCTCGCGTCTGCCTTGATCGAAGACAAGAATGCCCTTTCTGTGTCTGATCGATCGCAATTGTTGAATGATGTCTTCTATTTGGCTGACGCCACGCAGATCTCATATGAGATCGCACTGAATTTGACTAAATACCTCAAGAATGAAGATCAATATGTGCCATGGGTGGTAGCGATCAGTcgtctaaaaaatatttacaatttaatgtaTCAAACAGATTTAGTACCACAGGTGGAGAAATACTGTTTGCAGCTGCTCGAGAAGGTGTATCAATCAGTTGGATGGACTGTGAGTGAAGATGATCACTTGAGAAAGTTAGTATTTCAACGcttcaatttgtttattttattcagttctaaataatttttttttgctattttcagtcgattgagaggaaaaattttgGAACAAGCCTGTGCAATGGGGCACCAAGAATGTCTCAGTTATGCAGGCAGGGAATTTGAAAAGTGGCTTCAAGATCCTTCAATTCGTCCACATCCTGATCTCCGTAGTGTGGTCTATGAGTATGGAATGGTAGCCGTTGGCAACAGGGAAAAATGGGataaagtttgggaaatgtaTCTAGCGGAAACAGATGCCCAAGAGAAGAATAAACTAATGGCCTCGCTTTGCGCTATAAAGGATCACGCTGTACTCAACCGATTCATCACACTCTGCTGGGATGAAAAGAATGTTCGTGGTCAAGATTACTTCTTGGCTATTATCAGCATTGCCAATAATCCTATTGGGCAGAATCTTGTGTGGGATTATGTGCGTGAAAAGTGGGAGTCCTATGTAAATAGATTCGGGCTCAATGAGCGTTATTTGGGTCGAATGATTCCTGCCATAACAAAGCGCTTCAATACAAATCTTAAATTGGAAGAAATGAAGAACTTCTTTGCCAAATATCCCGAGGCTGGAGCTGGAACTGCGGCACGAAAGGAGGCACTGGAAAATATCTCTGGGAATATCAAGTGgcttcaaaataataaaaatattgtcatTGAATGgttcacaaaaaatgtttaagcttgctttttcttatgaattttgaaataaagaaaattgagaaataaatctctttgatTTTGTTTTCTCCCTCTGCCTCTGATGAGATCCAAAcaactttcaagaaaaatgcaaaattaatacCAAAAGCAGGCGAATCTTctaatgtatgtatatattttgtgtatgtttaaaaactttttaagttttcttaaaaactttACATAATGAATGCTTATAATAAATAACTCAACTAAGCTTCTTATTatgtaaatcatttttatatcATCTTAAAATCTTTGCAAAACTATATATGCAACAACTATATTTCGTTTTCTTTACATCTTAATTCTATGCATTAATACATTATGCTACAGCTTTATGTTATTTCTTCATGTGAAATTTAATCACATCTCAAAAGGACTCTCCACATGGCAAATTGTTTGCCAGGATTgtacatttttccttttcgtTGCAGTTTTTTGAGGATTATGTCAGAGATTTGAGATATTGAATTGTTCAACTGTATGACAGCTCTCCGCTATGGATGCACATTGAGATGTTGTCGCTACAGTTGACACATTCATGGTCAATGCTAGTTCTTAATTTCATTGTTAATCTCCTCCATGTACCGCACTAAATCGGAACTGTTGAGCTCCTCATCCATTTCCTGGAGGCTCGAATTGCTGATGGTATTGGAGTGAGCACTGTCGACGCTATTGAGCTTCTTCAATTTCTCCTCGGACGCTTTAATCTCTGTATCGCCATTGTGTGAGGACTTCAGGTGGAATACCATTTTAGTGCTGCGCCGCAATTTCTCTGCAATCGTTGACAATGCCGAATGGTGGAATTTAACCTTCCCACTGGACTGACCCTCACTACCCTTTGAGGGTGAGATGGCGGTCGTGATGGTCTTTATGGGTGAAACAGGAGTGGGTGGTGCTTTGTAAGCCTCAACCGGAATCAGTTTTCCATCTGCTGTTCCCGTACGACTGAGAGCGGTGGTAATAGTGAGCTGACTTTCAGATGTATGATAGGGTGGAGGTCTAATGTCACCCTCATTGTCCATTTTAAAGCAGTTATTCATGAGATTGAGCGCCTGATGATTCCCATGGATGAGCGAAAGGTCCGATTCAGGCTTCTCAATTTGCCCCACCTCAGCTAAATTGTTGGCATTCCTATTCAGATTTGCGGTCAACCTCAGGGACCCACCAGCCCCAACACCTGCTGCTCTGCTCAGGGCGCTGTAGTTGTGATTTTGTCCATGGTATTTGCTGCCAAAACCACAGTGCCGTGCGAGAGTTGactaaaagtttaataaatgaagaaaaaagaaataaaataaataaagaattagccctaaaataaaactttattttctcatcCTCCTAAATATCATCTGTACATGGAGAAAGCACCCACGCGCAAGAaagaaatggaataaatttagtGAAATGTCGACAAGTGCCTCTGCGACAAATGTTaaagtttgcaaaagaatttgtgAGAGAATTCTGTTGAAAGAAAGGAAACAGGAAAAAAGTTTTCGTCAACTCCATAtcaatgtaatttttcatCCACTATATAACACTTTTCCTTTTATTGGTACACTCAGAACAATATTTATTGGaccaagaatttaaaaaaaacaatttctatGCCTGAAAGGACCTAAATATATTgcattgttatttattttatttttcataaattcttttgaaatttttatgaaaaaaatgagctgattttacataaaataattgcTCAATTCATCCTGGAAAATGGGTAAAGAAGAATGGtccaaattaataaaaactacAGAAACAAATTGGTCAAAATGTTTAAAGTCAGATATTTCTATAattgacgattttttaaaaagaatactaaattataaaatataaaataaattctcaaataaatttttcaagattttcctgAGAATCCTTGCATTTGTAATGACCGTAAAAATcggttaaataaattaattcaaagatCAAAAGGATAGTGAAGAcggaataaaattgattcaatttctaTTTCCGGTAGTGTAAAGTCGTGTGAAAAATGACAAAGTGACGCACCCCCGGATATCATTATTCCACGACTTTTGCACcctcttcttcaattttctcatatcACTTTCTTGTCTGTTGAACACCACTAATATTCGACAACGCAGAAATTTCCGTATAATGCGATCGCcttcaatttcaatatttcatcaatttttatctCCCACATCAGCCAAAATTGCAATTCGAGAAGAGGATTGTGCAGCATGATACACAAAATTGAGTATGAACACACATAATATGGTGCTGGGTGTGTGTAAAGAGTATAATGAATAATGTTGTTGAtgatatttgataaaaaagagcAACATTGATGGAACCCCGTGGACCCTTGATTTGCCCAAAAGGTCAAACAAAAAGGAATTGTCCTTCATCATTCCAAAGCAGCTGAGTGGGAACATTTGTAAATGacaaagaaatataataacAAATAGCAAATGCCCAATTTGGAACAAtgagattaaattaattaaattgaaaatgataaattttgcgACTGAAAGGAGCCCATGCAGCTcccaagggcgaagtacctaattgaaggaaacgcagaaaacaattttaacccacccagtcttgtagggaatcaaaaaaggataaagaattgccaaaaatattcaccattttccactggggtcacaacgaaaaaaaggcaataaagttttgtaaaaattcaaaaaaattggccgccattcgccattttgttcatttcaatgcattaagcatatgtttcaatgcttcgtcatgagcttgtcgatgggagtttgacatttcattcattttttttgggagaaaataaaaaaaattgcgtatttttttgtttaattatcgtggtaaatgtgttttacgtgttgttcaagagtgatttttatatttgaataccTGAAAAAAGTCTTGGGAAAGGATGTGCCCagaaacatcgtaaggttttgcgtgacaacatccagggaatcacaaaaccagcaatccatcgtcttgtccgtcgtggtggtgtgaaacgcaaaggattccagcgcagaggatctctcaattcgtgaaaaagccattttcaagacgatccacgaccaatatttttggattgctttgttttgtaacgagagatgtgctcgctgagacggtcacaagctgggagggaattcatccttcaggtattcagatataaaaatcactcttgaacaacacgtaaaacacatttaccacgataattaaactaaaaaatatgcaattttttttattttctcccaaaaaaaatgaatgaaatgtcaaactcccatcgacaagctcatgacgaagcattgaaacatatgcttaatgcattgaaatgaacaaaatggcgaatggcggccaattttttttgaatttttacaaaactttattgccttttttcgttgtgaccccagtggaaaatggtgaatatttttggcgattctttatccttttttgattccctacaagactgggtgggttaaaattgttttctgcgtttccttcaattaggtactttgCCCTTGGGAGCTGCATGGGCTCCTTTATCAATGGTCGTTTTGTTTCTTCTCTCTTCAAAATTTGgtcattttccatttaatttcactttctgcgtgaaaaaaaaggaaagaggGCGAGCAAGGCAGCTTTAGAAAAATGTGCGGGAAAAGTCATGAGAAATgagttgcaataaaaatcgGCTATAAAGTCTCACCCAGAGAGTAAATTTCTactatttgattattttattcacttcCTTCACACACCCATTAAAGTGCCCGGGTGAGTGATAAATTTCCACATTAGGAAAGCGTTTTTCTGATCGTTAAATTACAAGGGCTTCTCTAAAGAGTTTAAAATGCTCTCTCCGGcagattttcttcaacattttgcttcaataattttttttacgccTTTCCGACTGAATGTGGCAGTTAAGtgatttatatgtttttaGCTTTACAACGATGAATGCAAGGATGAGAACAAAAATGTTATTATTTGTAATTTCTTGTGATTTCCGTTTTTCGAGTAAggaatgagaaagaaaaatgattatggtaaattaatttttgcagtGAAAATGCGTAAAAAGCCGCAGGGATATTCTAATTGCGGAGAAAGACTGATAAAGTCTATTGATTAGTCTTTGGCGTCTGGattctcagaaaaaaatatattacgttcaatttcatttattacgttactttttattccttttttttatatacaagaGGCCAATTGGATGAAAAGgagaaatgtactggtaagctgaccaagcttacgagagctgtgtttctttcagtgtaccaattttgtgagagcaaactataacgcaaattaatttaaatacgcgcaaagtcgggaaaagttgaaaagtcatcccccaagaaatat from Lutzomyia longipalpis isolate SR_M1_2022 chromosome 1, ASM2433408v1 encodes:
- the LOC129786851 gene encoding uncharacterized protein LOC129786851; protein product: MGFFDTVVGWVGQNKAVTILSILLFSFFISTIALAVQKNNLAADLETCNANTPAPPNGLQHRLPSNVVPSHYDLLLHPDLEKQTFTGTVTISFKVTENVQRVILNSFKQTITSVSLLSPTSQVIETTHQLSEEYESLVVTLKSGQLTPTTDTVYKITVQFSGEMSGKNVGLYSSKYIRSDSQHEVTISSSKFQPTYARQAFPCFDEPEFKATYNISLVKPNDAEYIALSNMPVIDTVNGPDSNHQTVSFEQSPAMSTYLAVFLVADFKENPVEIVNPMGDNFQLTIYLPAGQESKGDFAKSTAKDIIEYYINYFEIEYPLPKLDMAAIPDYVSGATEHWGLVTFRETSLLYDENEGSARNRQRVASVISHELAHMWFGNLVTCKWWNDVWLNEGFASYIEYKGLSVISEQEGWQIDEQFLIEDLHGVMELDSKVASHPITQDATTPDEITSLFDSIAYNKGASIIRMMESFVGNETFKRAVHNFLNDFKYKSVETADFFHYMDKEATGGINVTEIMSTWINQKGYPVVTVKKLNDNTYELTQERFLLNPDSKADETENSPFRWHIPITYITDVGASEKVEWFKPNEDKHQLNVGSASKWIKVNNKQEGYYIVNYDNWNEIIAELENEQSKFSPSDKAQLFHDAFKLGDSMTIPYNVPLDLSKYLQKINETEYVPWSVATSKFSSLYALFDYSAVFQKYLTQQIEFIYDFVDPEKLDEDTNADHLKKLLREKIMNLACKLGHSKCKNFVRDEFRKYSESLGGSSAPVKPDVDIRQAVYYYGMQDVSSLLEWEKVYNEFLKETDPQERAKLMEALAAPSSQPLLENYLRIAQIKDGPIKQQDYMTVMQYIAYNQYGESIVWDYVRNHWENITDIIDINNRNLGRMIPNITKRFSTQAKLNELDAFFAKYPNAGAGAAARVEARETIMYNINWITHNKATIDNWLKENVPQHCEMVHNPASLVRPSSVSNFSRQDSSSFQKSHSLVVSLATICVILAILLCIVVTGLVLVGRNLSRSSFSSALAVRNSSGQVGGQDINSLANRSILTLQNSVQTQEATGISGLDGVMASMRLSSVATKIVEQLTFRLPGEVRPKKYNLHLHPNLVENTFSGNVSIDLEISKPVSFIAVHTKKLSIQSTTLTQKQDSANSVPLEETFEYEPLEYWVTVPKNTIQEGQYQLNMSFNGSLINRIVGFYASTYFNPQQNVKRTIATSKFEPTYARQAFPCFDEPAMKAPFRISIIRPTGDNYISLSNMNEENSEERGNETVSHFAESVPMSTYLACFIVCDFLHKAETVKTQGIGKDFQLKVYATPNQLNKTDFALKTGVGIAEYYIQYFQIGYPLPKLDMIAIPDFVSGAMETWGLITYRETALLYDPLISSSVNKQRVASVIAHELSHMWFGNLVTMKFWNDLWLNEGFASYIQYKGCDHLFPMWGMMDQFLIEDLHYVFRIDASLATHPIVQSVANPDQITEMFDVISYNKGASVIRMLEDIIGKDNFQKSITKYLEAHKYGNADTNDLLTQIEKLNLDYDIKYVIDTWTRQGGFPVVTVEKLNNSTYKLTQKRFFTNPENDISSAPPSEYNYRWYIPITYYTDRDSTVQRKWFPNSDTEAEIVIEHPHNWMKINKDQIGYYYVNYPEEMWKSLASALIEDKNALSVSDRSQLLNDVFYLADATQISYEIALNLTKYLKNEDQYVPWVVAISRLKNIYNLMYQTDLVPQVEKYCLQLLEKVYQSVGWTVSEDDHLRNRLRGKILEQACAMGHQECLSYAGREFEKWLQDPSIRPHPDLRSVVYEYGMVAVGNREKWDKVWEMYLAETDAQEKNKLMASLCAIKDHAVLNRFITLCWDEKNVRGQDYFLAIISIANNPIGQNLVWDYVREKWESYVNRFGLNERYLGRMIPAITKRFNTNLKLEEMKNFFAKYPEAGAGTAARKEALENISGNIKWLQNNKNIVIEWFTKNV